One genomic window of Candidatus Nezhaarchaeales archaeon includes the following:
- the rtcA gene encoding RNA 3'-terminal phosphate cyclase, with protein MIEIDGSMLEGGGQILRMSVALSAVIGKPVRVFNIRIKRSNPGLRPQHLTAIKSLATLVQAETKGLSVGSREIEFKPREPKGGSYVFDVGTAGSTTLVLQALMPASAFAFGGVHVEIRGGTNNPLAPPVDYVERVLIPIISKMGFKGSLELLRRGFYPRGGGLVRFSAEPIKELKPIRLTSPGEILEIKGLSYSSRLPNHVTERMAKSAEQVLKSAGYYNVDIALERLQPQDRKCALDPGCGLILYAITSTGAIIGSDGLGERGKPAEVVGSEVANNLVRQLKTNTAVDKYMGDQLIVYMAIANGISEVKVSELTLHTATCIEVAKKVVGARFKVEGDLGAPSLIRCEGVGLRNPSL; from the coding sequence ATGATCGAGATAGACGGGTCAATGCTTGAGGGTGGGGGTCAAATACTTAGGATGAGTGTAGCTTTATCGGCTGTAATCGGTAAGCCTGTAAGGGTTTTTAACATTAGGATTAAGAGGTCAAACCCTGGGTTAAGGCCTCAGCACCTTACGGCTATTAAATCTTTAGCCACCCTTGTTCAAGCTGAAACTAAGGGTTTAAGTGTAGGGTCGAGGGAGATAGAGTTCAAGCCTAGGGAGCCTAAGGGCGGTAGCTACGTATTTGACGTAGGAACCGCTGGATCCACGACTCTTGTACTGCAAGCTTTAATGCCGGCCTCGGCCTTCGCCTTCGGAGGTGTACACGTCGAAATAAGGGGTGGTACCAATAACCCTTTAGCGCCACCTGTGGATTACGTTGAGAGGGTTTTAATACCAATCATCAGTAAAATGGGTTTTAAAGGTAGCTTGGAACTTTTAAGGAGAGGGTTTTATCCTAGGGGTGGAGGATTGGTAAGGTTTTCTGCGGAGCCGATTAAGGAGCTTAAACCTATACGTTTAACGAGCCCCGGTGAGATTCTTGAGATAAAGGGGTTATCGTATAGCTCAAGACTTCCGAATCACGTCACTGAGAGAATGGCTAAAAGCGCTGAACAAGTATTGAAGAGCGCTGGCTATTATAATGTGGACATAGCGTTAGAGCGGCTTCAACCTCAAGATCGTAAATGCGCATTGGATCCAGGCTGCGGCCTAATCCTATACGCGATTACGTCTACGGGCGCTATTATAGGCTCTGACGGTCTCGGAGAGCGAGGTAAGCCAGCGGAGGTTGTTGGAAGCGAGGTGGCTAATAACTTAGTCCGACAGCTTAAAACAAATACGGCAGTTGATAAATATATGGGTGATCAGCTAATAGTTTACATGGCGATAGCTAACGGAATATCTGAGGTTAAAGTTAGTGAGTTAACCTTACACACTGCAACCTGCATCGAAGTAGCTAAGAAGGTTGTGGGTGCTAGGTTTAAGGTGGAGGGCGACCTCGGCGCTCCATCCCTCATTAGATGTGAAGGTGTAGGGTTAAGAAATCCATCTCTTTAG
- a CDS encoding RNA repair domain-containing protein yields the protein MVSIRELLNKLRWDPSSSLSDYMIVITHRGSVNGFKSIPGSLIKELGKHFFTYEEDGKLVVIPYHRVKEVKNLRLGVTVFKRG from the coding sequence ATGGTGAGTATCCGTGAACTGCTTAATAAATTACGTTGGGATCCATCTTCGTCGCTAAGTGATTACATGATCGTAATTACACATCGAGGTAGTGTTAACGGCTTCAAGTCTATACCTGGATCACTTATTAAGGAATTGGGTAAGCACTTCTTTACGTATGAAGAGGATGGTAAGCTAGTGGTAATACCCTATCATAGGGTAAAGGAGGTTAAAAACCTACGCTTAGGTGTCACCGTCTTTAAGAGGGGTTAA
- the psmB gene encoding archaeal proteasome endopeptidase complex subunit beta — protein MQQGSSERLLWAVGATTVGIRCEDGVVLASEKRVAYGFTITSKAGKKVFKATPNVGIACAGVIGDMQAIARWLAAEASLYELNQNRPMPVRSAAKLLANILFSRRWTPLLSETLIGGVDDEGSHLFVLDPIGSLIKDDYAALGSGASIAIGIMETGHHKGISVKEGKELAIKAIRAATERDALSGDGIDILVITKNGAEESFIPLK, from the coding sequence GTGCAACAAGGATCATCTGAAAGGCTTCTATGGGCCGTTGGCGCAACTACTGTCGGCATTAGGTGTGAAGATGGCGTAGTTTTAGCTTCCGAGAAGAGGGTTGCCTACGGCTTTACGATTACCAGTAAAGCGGGTAAAAAGGTCTTTAAAGCTACGCCGAACGTGGGAATCGCTTGCGCAGGGGTTATTGGTGATATGCAGGCAATCGCAAGGTGGTTAGCTGCTGAAGCAAGCCTCTACGAGTTAAACCAAAATAGGCCTATGCCTGTAAGGTCTGCTGCAAAGCTACTTGCCAACATACTGTTTAGCAGGAGATGGACGCCTTTACTTAGCGAAACGTTAATCGGCGGTGTAGATGACGAGGGGAGCCATCTATTTGTACTTGACCCTATAGGCTCCCTAATTAAGGATGACTACGCCGCCCTTGGTAGCGGGGCATCTATCGCTATAGGCATCATGGAGACGGGGCATCATAAAGGTATAAGCGTAAAGGAGGGTAAGGAGCTAGCTATTAAAGCTATAAGGGCAGCTACTGAACGGGATGCTTTAAGCGGCGACGGTATCGATATCCTCGTCATCACCAAGAACGGAGCGGAGGAAAGCTTCATACCCTTAAAATAA
- the twy1 gene encoding 4-demethylwyosine synthase TYW1, which yields MGLPVGLQELLRRQHYHLIGKYKHAAVKRCYWLHAALTKRVFCYKNWYGIESHRCCQMTPILSCPNACLHCWRLERLDLNVKWDEFNLGVLDEPSIIVREAIEEQRRILSGYKKNPMVDQRMYEEALHPKHFAISLAGEPTLYPYIGDLLRECHRYGITTFLVTNGLYPKVLSTLNEEPSQLYISVNAPNEELFKSVCRPSLPDAWLRLLESLKMLQSFKCPTAVRITLIAGINTDKPQEYAKLIKIAQPTYVEVKAYMYLGFSRYRLKLENMPRHRHVRSFAEALAEAIGYEKIAESLHSRVVLLSRLKKPVKVA from the coding sequence ATGGGGCTTCCAGTTGGACTACAAGAGCTTTTAAGGAGGCAACATTACCACTTAATAGGCAAGTATAAGCATGCAGCTGTTAAACGTTGTTATTGGCTTCACGCCGCGTTGACTAAACGTGTATTCTGCTATAAGAACTGGTATGGAATTGAAAGTCATAGATGCTGTCAAATGACACCAATCCTGTCTTGCCCTAATGCTTGTTTACACTGTTGGAGACTTGAACGGTTGGACCTAAACGTTAAATGGGATGAGTTCAATCTGGGAGTGCTGGATGAACCCAGCATAATAGTAAGGGAAGCTATCGAGGAGCAAAGGAGGATATTAAGTGGCTATAAGAAAAACCCAATGGTTGACCAGCGCATGTATGAGGAGGCATTACATCCTAAACACTTCGCCATATCGTTAGCCGGGGAACCTACACTTTACCCCTACATTGGCGACCTTCTTCGCGAATGTCATCGATACGGTATAACAACGTTCCTAGTAACCAACGGCCTGTACCCAAAGGTACTATCAACGCTTAACGAGGAGCCAAGCCAGCTTTACATATCAGTTAATGCGCCCAACGAGGAACTCTTTAAAAGTGTATGCAGACCTTCACTACCTGACGCTTGGCTTCGGCTTCTCGAGTCTTTAAAGATGCTTCAAAGCTTTAAATGCCCAACAGCGGTAAGGATAACGCTAATAGCCGGAATCAATACAGATAAACCTCAAGAATACGCGAAGCTGATTAAAATCGCGCAACCAACCTATGTGGAGGTTAAAGCATACATGTACCTAGGCTTTTCAAGGTACAGGTTAAAGCTTGAAAACATGCCTAGGCATAGACATGTAAGGAGCTTCGCTGAGGCTTTAGCCGAAGCCATAGGCTATGAGAAAATCGCGGAATCATTACATTCAAGAGTAGTTCTATTGTCAAGGCTTAAAAAACCAGTAAAAGTGGCGTGA
- a CDS encoding DUF357 domain-containing protein has translation MKTVKARLEKYLATTQRVLAHLNLKREEGAEVLSLAKRYVQDALYYKDKRDYVTSLVCGIYAEGLLDALRLLGYAKFEWGVEEMSRKKVMVAGSFDIIHPGHLFLLNKAKEMGDVVVVVARDSTVERLKGRRPVIPEEQRLKVVKSLKPVSEALLGREGDILKIVEEVRPDIILLGPDQNFNEEWIKSELKTRGVNVEVLRLKEKYSESKYCSSSQIINAILSRREEFERKN, from the coding sequence TTGAAAACGGTTAAAGCTAGACTTGAAAAGTACCTAGCAACCACACAGCGAGTTCTAGCCCACCTTAACTTAAAGCGAGAGGAAGGCGCGGAAGTCCTATCATTAGCTAAGCGTTACGTTCAAGACGCACTATACTATAAGGATAAAAGAGACTATGTTACCAGCTTGGTATGCGGGATCTACGCAGAGGGCCTTCTAGATGCCCTTAGGCTTTTGGGGTACGCCAAGTTTGAATGGGGGGTTGAGGAAATGAGTCGGAAAAAAGTTATGGTAGCTGGCTCCTTCGACATAATACATCCTGGCCACCTCTTCCTTCTAAATAAGGCTAAGGAAATGGGAGACGTCGTTGTCGTAGTGGCTAGGGACTCCACGGTTGAGAGACTAAAGGGGAGGAGACCAGTAATACCTGAAGAACAGAGGCTTAAGGTTGTTAAGAGCTTAAAGCCTGTAAGTGAAGCCCTTCTAGGCCGTGAAGGCGACATCTTAAAGATTGTTGAGGAGGTAAGGCCCGATATAATACTCCTCGGACCAGATCAAAACTTCAATGAAGAATGGATTAAAAGCGAGCTTAAAACGCGGGGGGTCAACGTTGAGGTTTTAAGGTTAAAAGAGAAGTACTCCGAATCAAAGTATTGTAGCTCCTCACAGATAATTAACGCAATACTATCAAGAAGGGAGGAGTTCGAGCGTAAAAATTAG
- a CDS encoding DUF120 domain-containing protein — MKPLRMLPLIYYLATKGAMQHPIVLTTVELGKELKVSQQTASRLLRQLEGLGFIKREAFKRGQYVILTDKGLELLSQVYVGLQKVFGEVPEVLTLEGEVFTGLGEGAFYVTREGYRSQFIKKLGFEPFPGTLNLRIKNINGINTRRLLEHYQGIEIQGFSNGLRTYGPVKCFKAKINGKLDGALLLIKRSHYGFDVAEIISAYNLRKELNLRDGDLVHVGVRVKTVEA; from the coding sequence ATGAAGCCATTAAGGATGCTCCCCCTCATATACTACTTAGCTACTAAGGGAGCTATGCAGCACCCTATAGTGTTAACCACCGTTGAACTAGGTAAGGAGCTTAAAGTATCGCAACAAACTGCTTCAAGGCTTCTACGTCAGCTTGAGGGGCTTGGCTTTATTAAACGCGAAGCCTTTAAGAGGGGGCAATACGTCATTCTTACAGATAAAGGTTTAGAGTTATTAAGCCAGGTCTACGTAGGGCTTCAAAAGGTATTCGGCGAGGTACCTGAAGTGTTAACATTGGAGGGCGAGGTTTTCACGGGGCTTGGTGAGGGCGCCTTCTACGTAACTCGAGAAGGATATAGAAGCCAATTTATTAAAAAACTAGGTTTTGAACCTTTCCCGGGAACCCTAAATTTAAGGATTAAAAACATTAACGGGATAAACACGCGTAGGCTGCTTGAGCATTATCAAGGCATTGAAATACAAGGGTTTAGCAATGGACTACGTACCTACGGACCGGTAAAATGCTTTAAAGCGAAGATTAACGGAAAGCTTGACGGCGCTCTCCTCCTAATTAAAAGAAGTCACTACGGCTTCGACGTAGCCGAGATAATATCCGCCTACAACCTGAGAAAGGAGTTAAATCTACGTGATGGGGACCTAGTTCACGTCGGAGTACGCGTTAAAACAGTAGAGGCTTAG
- a CDS encoding endonuclease V translates to MSKARALQRLIASRRIEEDDFQTPVEFVTGVDVAYSGNIAAGVAVVLKLGSFEVVEVKVHIDKVRFPYMPTLLSFREFPVIRGALMKLNSRPSITFVNGQGVAHPYRCGLATYLGVMMNMATIGVTKSKLCGKVGDYQGDIAPLVDGGEVVGVALLPPGSLKPIYVSVGNKVSLNTAVTLVKKALKPGSRMPEPVRQADLLAKRSLAKLASEGRVKHEAIKDAPPHILLSY, encoded by the coding sequence TTGTCTAAAGCCCGTGCGCTACAACGGCTAATAGCAAGTAGAAGGATTGAGGAGGACGATTTCCAAACACCTGTAGAGTTCGTTACGGGGGTTGACGTAGCATACAGCGGGAATATAGCCGCTGGGGTAGCTGTCGTGTTAAAGCTAGGTTCGTTCGAGGTCGTTGAAGTGAAGGTCCACATCGATAAGGTCCGCTTCCCGTACATGCCGACTCTACTATCATTTAGAGAGTTCCCAGTTATTCGAGGCGCGCTTATGAAGCTAAATTCTCGTCCATCCATAACATTCGTAAACGGTCAAGGAGTCGCGCACCCCTATAGATGTGGGCTTGCCACCTACTTAGGCGTAATGATGAATATGGCTACTATAGGTGTTACGAAGTCAAAGCTCTGCGGCAAAGTAGGAGATTATCAAGGCGATATCGCCCCACTAGTCGACGGTGGGGAAGTAGTGGGCGTAGCGCTTCTTCCACCAGGCTCGCTAAAACCAATATATGTTAGTGTTGGTAACAAGGTAAGCTTAAACACCGCTGTAACACTCGTTAAGAAAGCTTTAAAGCCAGGTAGTAGAATGCCTGAACCAGTAAGGCAAGCGGACCTACTAGCTAAAAGAAGCTTAGCTAAGCTTGCTTCTGAGGGGCGTGTTAAACATGAAGCCATTAAGGATGCTCCCCCTCATATACTACTTAGCTACTAA
- the alaS gene encoding alanine--tRNA ligase produces the protein MNPLLLTRDEATKSDEYRLRFFLENGFKRNRCEVCGTFFWTLDEDRTNCGDAPCLSYTFIGKRGFRRAYSVHEMRDEFLKFFEERGHQILKPYPVAARWRDDIYLTIASIAVFQPFVTSGLVPAPANPLVLSQPCIRLTDIDNVGLTVGRHLTIFEMGGAHAFNYPDKYVYWKDETVRFCHEFLCERLGLKPELITYKEDFWEGGGNAGPDVEVCSNGLELATLVFMCYKVQNHYYQELPLKIVDTGYGIERFTWFSTGQPSAFHAIYGRLLDDFLSIAGLKGVDEKILAKTAEESATMQVGGGASIQKLRVKVAAKLGMDPEELDRILTPVEYVYALLDHTKCLAFMLADGIVPSNTGEGYLARLVLRRALKLMHLLKLVIPLSDLVDKQITFWADSFPTLKERRDKVLEEISIEEAKYKAALSRGKSVVLKYFERSKGKFDLNDLIKIYDSHGIPPEVVKEVAQEVGVNISLPDNFYALVAKLHEKPVTRVEERKLLLTEEEVKGLPPTRPLYYESPYTFSFNAKVLKSLRNMVILDQTAFYPEGGGQPADKGYLEVNGSKVDVIDVQKVGEVIVHVLEKPIPEGVTIHGVVDLEVRLSYMRHHTATHIVLGAAREVLGAHIWQAGAQKGLKSSRLDITHYKRISPEEIKRIEILANEVVMRRVPVRAEFMNREEAERLYGFTLYQGGVIPGRKIRVVSIGDWNVQACGGTHVTNTIEVGAIKIIRVDRIQDGVERLEYVAGLPAIEYFQEVDNQVKAVAEVLNVSRDKVVEASRKLREELKEYRKRVEALQKRLAEHIALSIQGKAETINGLKVVVHEVPGASNQELITIGGNLTKNNPTIVAFLYSLTDANAHLVVMVGSKTGLNAGALIKEVVETVGGKGGGEVNVGQGLIKAERVTDAVKSFNSIIRDVVKGEKSS, from the coding sequence GTGAATCCCTTGCTTTTAACTCGCGATGAAGCTACAAAAAGCGACGAATATAGGTTAAGGTTTTTCCTAGAGAACGGGTTTAAACGGAATCGATGCGAAGTATGCGGTACCTTCTTCTGGACCTTGGATGAGGATAGGACTAATTGCGGTGATGCCCCCTGCCTGAGCTACACCTTCATAGGTAAAAGGGGGTTTAGAAGGGCGTACAGCGTACATGAAATGAGGGACGAGTTCCTCAAGTTCTTTGAGGAGAGAGGGCATCAAATACTTAAACCCTATCCAGTTGCCGCTAGGTGGCGTGACGACATATACTTAACCATAGCTAGCATCGCTGTCTTCCAACCCTTCGTTACCAGCGGGCTGGTTCCAGCCCCGGCCAACCCATTAGTCCTTTCGCAGCCATGCATAAGGCTTACCGACATAGATAACGTAGGGTTAACGGTTGGCAGACATTTAACTATATTCGAAATGGGGGGAGCCCACGCCTTTAACTACCCTGATAAATACGTCTACTGGAAGGATGAAACTGTAAGGTTTTGCCACGAGTTTCTATGTGAAAGGCTTGGACTAAAGCCTGAACTAATAACTTATAAAGAAGACTTCTGGGAAGGTGGCGGTAACGCTGGCCCCGATGTAGAGGTATGTTCTAACGGGTTAGAGCTAGCTACCTTGGTATTTATGTGTTATAAGGTTCAGAACCACTACTACCAAGAACTACCGCTTAAAATAGTTGACACCGGATACGGTATAGAGCGTTTCACGTGGTTCTCAACCGGGCAACCCTCAGCCTTCCACGCTATATATGGTCGTCTACTAGACGACTTCCTCTCGATCGCCGGGTTAAAGGGCGTAGACGAAAAGATTCTAGCTAAAACAGCTGAAGAGTCAGCTACCATGCAAGTTGGAGGAGGAGCTAGTATCCAAAAGTTAAGGGTTAAAGTGGCTGCGAAGCTAGGTATGGATCCTGAAGAGTTAGACCGTATCCTTACACCAGTAGAGTACGTATACGCTCTTCTAGATCATACCAAGTGCTTAGCATTTATGCTAGCGGACGGCATAGTGCCCTCTAATACTGGTGAAGGCTACTTAGCTCGCTTAGTGCTAAGAAGGGCATTAAAGCTTATGCATCTACTTAAGCTTGTAATCCCTCTCTCAGACCTAGTGGATAAGCAGATAACCTTTTGGGCTGATAGTTTCCCTACGCTTAAGGAGCGGCGTGATAAGGTTTTAGAGGAGATCTCCATTGAAGAGGCGAAGTATAAGGCTGCGCTTAGCCGCGGTAAATCAGTAGTACTTAAATACTTTGAAAGATCGAAGGGTAAATTTGACCTTAATGATTTAATTAAAATCTACGATTCACATGGGATCCCCCCCGAAGTTGTTAAGGAGGTTGCACAAGAGGTCGGAGTTAACATATCCCTACCTGACAATTTCTACGCGTTAGTAGCTAAACTACACGAGAAACCAGTAACCCGCGTCGAGGAAAGAAAATTACTATTGACGGAGGAGGAGGTTAAAGGTTTACCGCCTACTAGACCCTTATACTACGAGAGCCCCTATACGTTCAGCTTTAACGCTAAGGTTTTAAAAAGCCTACGTAATATGGTCATACTAGATCAAACAGCTTTCTACCCTGAGGGCGGAGGGCAACCAGCTGATAAGGGGTACTTGGAGGTAAACGGCAGTAAGGTGGACGTTATAGACGTGCAGAAAGTAGGTGAAGTAATAGTACACGTGCTTGAAAAACCGATCCCTGAGGGAGTTACTATTCATGGTGTGGTAGACCTAGAAGTGAGGCTAAGCTATATGAGGCATCATACCGCTACTCACATAGTTTTAGGTGCAGCTAGAGAGGTGCTAGGGGCTCATATATGGCAAGCTGGTGCACAAAAAGGCCTTAAATCAAGCCGGTTAGATATAACCCACTATAAAAGGATAAGCCCGGAGGAGATTAAGCGGATCGAGATCTTAGCTAACGAAGTAGTTATGAGAAGAGTGCCGGTTAGAGCGGAGTTTATGAATAGGGAAGAAGCTGAAAGGCTTTACGGCTTCACCCTATACCAAGGTGGAGTAATACCGGGACGTAAGATAAGGGTTGTTAGCATAGGTGATTGGAACGTTCAAGCATGTGGGGGTACTCACGTAACGAATACTATCGAAGTAGGCGCCATAAAGATCATAAGGGTAGATAGGATCCAAGACGGCGTTGAAAGGTTAGAGTACGTTGCTGGTCTACCGGCTATAGAATACTTCCAAGAGGTTGATAACCAGGTAAAAGCAGTCGCTGAAGTATTAAACGTATCGAGGGATAAGGTAGTTGAAGCTAGTAGGAAGTTAAGGGAGGAACTAAAGGAATATAGAAAACGGGTTGAAGCTTTACAAAAACGCCTCGCTGAACATATAGCCTTAAGCATACAAGGTAAAGCTGAAACCATAAACGGCTTAAAGGTTGTAGTCCACGAAGTACCCGGAGCATCTAACCAGGAGCTCATAACTATAGGGGGAAACCTTACTAAAAACAACCCGACAATAGTAGCGTTCTTATACTCATTAACCGACGCTAACGCACACCTAGTAGTTATGGTTGGAAGTAAAACAGGTTTAAACGCTGGAGCCTTAATTAAGGAGGTTGTGGAAACCGTAGGCGGTAAAGGTGGCGGCGAAGTTAACGTAGGGCAGGGCCTTATAAAGGCTGAACGAGTAACCGATGCTGTTAAGTCCTTTAACAGCATAATAAGGGATGTAGTTAAAGGGGAAAAGAGTTCTTAG
- the rpl12p gene encoding 50S ribosomal protein P1: MPFYHSRARGMEYVYAALLLHHAKKNITEEGLRSVLQSAGVEVDDIRVKALVAALKEVNIDEAIKSAALPMAPSAPLTAATTPPTTAEAEKKKVEKKEVEKKEVSEESLAEGLSALFG, from the coding sequence ATGCCCTTTTACCATTCGAGGGCGAGGGGCATGGAATACGTATACGCGGCTTTACTGCTCCATCACGCTAAGAAAAATATAACCGAAGAGGGACTTCGTAGTGTACTACAATCGGCGGGTGTAGAGGTTGACGATATAAGGGTTAAAGCTTTAGTTGCAGCCCTTAAAGAGGTAAACATAGATGAAGCCATAAAGAGCGCAGCTCTACCGATGGCTCCTTCGGCTCCCCTTACGGCGGCTACAACACCTCCAACCACAGCTGAGGCGGAAAAGAAGAAAGTAGAGAAGAAGGAAGTAGAGAAGAAGGAAGTGAGTGAGGAATCTTTAGCTGAAGGCCTTTCAGCACTCTTCGGTTAA
- the rplJ gene encoding 50S ribosomal protein L10, translating to MLVKKGSKARKEETVKSLIGLLSKSNVIGIVDIVGLRASQLQRIRSKLRGIITIRVAKNTLMAKAVEAVKNSKPGLEKLIPLLKGLNAFVFATGNPFSIYLAIDKCKVPVKAKAGDKASHDIVIPAGNTGLTPGPVLSVFKSLKVPTKIEEGAIYVTKDTLVLKKGEVIGVEAADILNKLGIEAAEAGLNVKYVYADGLLLSASDLSLDFNQYRKDIAEAFSNALTLSVSIAYPVSVNIPLLLMKAHQEALRLAVGGCLFIKEALTYTLSRVSVEALTIASLAKITT from the coding sequence ATGCTAGTTAAGAAAGGATCTAAAGCCAGAAAGGAGGAAACAGTTAAAAGTCTTATAGGTCTATTATCTAAGAGTAACGTTATTGGAATAGTGGATATCGTAGGGCTTAGGGCAAGCCAGCTTCAACGTATTAGAAGTAAGCTTAGAGGCATAATAACTATAAGGGTAGCTAAAAACACGTTAATGGCTAAGGCTGTGGAAGCCGTTAAAAATAGTAAACCAGGGCTTGAAAAGCTAATACCCTTATTAAAAGGGCTTAACGCTTTCGTCTTTGCTACAGGTAACCCTTTCAGTATTTACTTGGCCATAGATAAGTGTAAGGTGCCTGTTAAAGCGAAAGCAGGCGATAAGGCTAGCCATGACATAGTTATACCGGCTGGTAATACCGGTTTAACGCCTGGACCAGTACTAAGCGTCTTTAAATCGTTAAAGGTTCCGACGAAGATAGAGGAAGGCGCCATCTACGTAACCAAGGATACCTTAGTGCTTAAAAAGGGGGAGGTAATCGGTGTTGAAGCAGCGGATATCCTTAATAAGCTAGGTATAGAGGCTGCAGAGGCTGGGTTAAACGTTAAGTACGTTTACGCTGATGGCCTATTGTTATCAGCCTCAGATTTAAGCTTAGACTTCAACCAGTATAGGAAGGATATAGCTGAGGCCTTTAGCAACGCCTTAACGTTATCAGTTAGTATTGCCTACCCGGTGAGCGTGAACATACCGCTATTGCTGATGAAGGCACACCAAGAAGCGTTAAGGCTGGCCGTTGGAGGTTGCCTCTTCATTAAGGAGGCATTAACCTACACGCTAAGTAGGGTGAGCGTGGAGGCATTAACCATAGCCAGCCTAGCGAAAATAACTACTTAA
- a CDS encoding 50S ribosomal protein L1, protein MSVSLEDLVKAIEDAKKASVKRRFTQSLELIITYSDLDLKKLGRINEVIQLPHPFGRLSKVCVIADGDVALKAKQLADGLVDKDCLNKCLNDKKYARNIAKSYDFFIAQADLMPLVGRALGPFLGPRGKMPILLPSISVLEALVDRLRKSTRVRMKDQPVVQAFIGYEDEDSGKIAENAKTIIDGMKERLKVPHKVKNIYVKTTMGPLIRVL, encoded by the coding sequence ATGAGTGTAAGCCTAGAGGACCTAGTTAAAGCTATTGAAGATGCCAAGAAGGCCAGCGTTAAAAGAAGGTTCACTCAATCCCTTGAACTCATAATTACCTACTCGGATCTCGATCTGAAGAAGCTCGGTAGGATTAATGAGGTCATTCAGCTGCCACACCCATTCGGCAGGTTAAGCAAGGTTTGCGTAATAGCTGATGGGGACGTCGCCTTAAAGGCTAAGCAGCTGGCCGATGGGCTGGTGGATAAGGACTGTTTGAATAAATGTCTAAACGATAAAAAGTATGCTAGAAACATCGCTAAGAGCTACGACTTTTTCATAGCTCAAGCGGACCTCATGCCGCTTGTTGGTAGAGCTTTAGGCCCCTTCCTAGGACCCCGCGGTAAAATGCCGATCCTACTCCCATCCATATCAGTCCTTGAGGCCTTGGTTGATAGGTTGAGGAAGTCCACGCGGGTTAGGATGAAGGATCAACCAGTAGTACAAGCCTTCATAGGTTACGAGGATGAGGATAGCGGAAAGATAGCGGAGAACGCTAAAACGATAATAGACGGTATGAAGGAGAGATTAAAGGTTCCGCATAAGGTGAAAAATATTTACGTGAAAACCACTATGGGCCCCCTCATAAGGGTTCTTTGA
- a CDS encoding 50S ribosomal protein L11 produces MGTKKTLKFIIDGGKATAGPPLGPALGPLGLNVMEVVNAINASTKDFAGMRVPVEVEVDVDNKTFNVKVGIPTTTALIVRELKLEKGSGSPAKQKAGNLTMEQAVRIAKVKWPDLLAKTLKAAVKEVLGTCLSLGVTVEGKDPRQVQREVDEGVYDELIAKFEGEAK; encoded by the coding sequence GTGGGGACTAAGAAAACCCTTAAGTTCATAATCGACGGTGGTAAAGCTACGGCTGGACCACCCTTAGGGCCCGCACTGGGACCTTTAGGGTTAAATGTTATGGAGGTTGTTAACGCGATAAACGCGTCCACCAAGGATTTCGCTGGTATGCGAGTACCAGTAGAGGTTGAGGTGGATGTAGATAATAAAACTTTTAACGTAAAAGTGGGTATTCCAACCACAACGGCCTTAATAGTTAGAGAGTTAAAGCTGGAGAAGGGCTCTGGGTCACCGGCTAAGCAGAAAGCTGGCAACTTAACCATGGAGCAAGCCGTTAGGATCGCTAAGGTTAAATGGCCAGACTTATTAGCTAAAACCTTAAAGGCTGCTGTTAAGGAAGTACTAGGCACATGTTTAAGCTTAGGAGTTACTGTTGAAGGGAAGGATCCGAGGCAAGTTCAAAGGGAGGTGGACGAGGGGGTTTACGACGAGTTAATAGCTAAATTTGAGGGAGAGGCTAAATGA